One genomic segment of Aquipluma nitroreducens includes these proteins:
- a CDS encoding methionine aminotransferase, translating into MALSKSLNIKGSIFSTVNKLVTETGAIDLSLGKTDFPCPEKLADMAAMYIRSGYNNFAPHEGISELREVISERVQGMYNHFYNPETEITITAGPIQAIMTAISTSVKDEDEVILFEPAYESYAPAISLNGGRPVYVALKQPNFHIDWEEVRKMITSKTRMIILNSPHNPTGAVLTESDLIQLQHLTNGTNITILSDEVFESIVFDNNTHQSVSKFEKLANRSFVVSSFGPVFNINGWGLAYILAPEKLMNEFRRIQQFQIYNVNTPLQYALSEYLRTEDSKKDISELYQGKRNYFNRLMGDSLFKIIPSQGSYFEVLDYSAISDESDVDFTFRLASEYGVGVIPVSAFLHEKNKLKLVRICFAKNNETLEKAAERLRMVPSLK; encoded by the coding sequence ATGGCTCTATCGAAATCGCTAAATATTAAAGGAAGTATATTCTCTACGGTCAATAAACTGGTTACTGAAACCGGGGCTATTGATTTGTCTTTAGGCAAAACAGATTTCCCTTGTCCTGAAAAATTAGCCGACATGGCTGCAATGTACATTCGATCAGGATATAACAATTTTGCTCCACACGAAGGGATTAGCGAATTGCGCGAAGTTATTTCCGAAAGGGTGCAGGGCATGTACAACCATTTCTACAATCCGGAAACTGAAATAACCATTACCGCAGGACCCATTCAGGCGATAATGACTGCCATTAGCACTTCAGTAAAAGACGAAGATGAAGTTATTCTTTTTGAACCTGCATACGAGTCATATGCGCCGGCTATTTCACTTAATGGAGGCCGCCCGGTTTATGTAGCCCTGAAGCAACCAAATTTCCACATCGACTGGGAAGAAGTGCGTAAAATGATTACGTCGAAAACCCGGATGATCATTCTGAACTCGCCTCACAATCCGACAGGAGCTGTGTTAACCGAGTCTGATCTTATTCAGCTACAGCATCTAACTAATGGAACAAACATCACCATATTAAGCGACGAGGTTTTTGAATCAATTGTTTTCGATAACAATACGCACCAGAGTGTTTCCAAATTTGAAAAACTAGCGAACCGTAGTTTTGTGGTTTCATCGTTTGGCCCGGTTTTTAACATTAACGGCTGGGGACTTGCCTACATACTTGCTCCTGAAAAATTAATGAACGAATTCCGGAGAATTCAGCAGTTCCAGATTTACAATGTCAATACACCTCTCCAATATGCTCTTTCAGAATATCTGCGGACAGAAGATTCAAAGAAGGATATTTCTGAATTGTACCAAGGTAAACGCAATTATTTTAACCGTTTGATGGGCGATAGCCTCTTCAAAATTATTCCTTCGCAGGGAAGTTATTTTGAAGTTCTTGATTATTCTGCCATTTCTGATGAATCGGATGTTGATTTCACATTTCGATTGGCCAGTGAATATGGCGTTGGTGTAATTCCGGTCTCTGCTTTTCTGCACGAAAAAAACAAACTAAAACTGGTTCGGATCTGCTTTGCCAAGAACAACGAAACTCTCGAAAAAGCTGCCGAAAGATTACGGATGGTGCCATCCTTGAAATAG
- a CDS encoding PQQ-binding-like beta-propeller repeat protein, whose amino-acid sequence MNLKRLVFLVCLLSIILATLTSSAQSQWRGPNRDGIYPETNLLKQWPAEGPKMLWSFQELGTGQGSVAVSKEKVFVTGIPDTLTSEGFLFAFDTKGKLLWKKSYGKDWTGIFPGARSTPTVVDNLVYIESGNGSVHCLKADNGEELWNVDFFKDFQADSVQFGFSESILIDGDKLYCTPGGKENNMIALNRFTGKMIWSSPAFREKATYCSPILINHNGHRLLVNLTSTSIIGLNADNGEMQWRVHQFQDNKIHANTPVYFDGKLLISSASRKDSSGLVMLQLSPDGKQAEIVWRNKEFINLMGGFILKDGFVYGGAYLQPKWFCIDTQTGLTKYIAKELGGGPVIYADGLFYCYAEKDGEMALASGNSEQFNIITKFKIPLGTAQHWAHPVIADGNLYIRHNEALMVYDIKN is encoded by the coding sequence ATGAACTTGAAGAGATTAGTATTCTTAGTTTGCTTGCTGTCAATAATTTTAGCAACGCTAACTTCATCGGCTCAATCACAATGGCGCGGGCCAAATCGTGACGGAATCTATCCAGAAACCAATTTACTGAAGCAATGGCCTGCTGAAGGACCCAAAATGCTCTGGTCGTTTCAGGAACTCGGAACCGGGCAAGGCAGCGTCGCTGTTTCAAAAGAGAAAGTCTTTGTCACCGGTATTCCCGATACACTTACTTCGGAAGGTTTTCTGTTTGCATTCGACACCAAAGGCAAGTTACTCTGGAAGAAAAGTTACGGCAAAGACTGGACTGGCATTTTCCCCGGAGCACGCTCCACGCCTACTGTTGTTGACAATCTGGTTTACATTGAAAGTGGAAACGGATCGGTGCATTGTTTGAAAGCTGACAACGGAGAAGAGCTATGGAACGTTGACTTTTTTAAAGATTTTCAGGCTGATTCGGTTCAGTTTGGGTTTTCAGAATCAATACTGATCGATGGGGATAAATTGTATTGTACACCAGGCGGAAAGGAAAACAATATGATAGCATTAAATCGCTTTACAGGTAAAATGATCTGGTCGAGTCCTGCATTTCGCGAAAAAGCGACCTATTGTTCTCCAATTTTAATCAATCACAACGGACATCGCTTGCTTGTCAACCTGACTTCTACCTCAATCATCGGTTTAAATGCTGATAACGGCGAAATGCAATGGCGTGTTCACCAGTTCCAGGACAATAAGATCCATGCCAACACACCGGTTTATTTCGATGGAAAACTATTGATTTCAAGTGCATCGCGAAAAGACAGTTCAGGATTGGTAATGCTTCAGCTTTCGCCTGACGGTAAACAAGCAGAGATTGTATGGCGAAACAAGGAATTCATTAATCTGATGGGCGGCTTTATCCTGAAAGATGGCTTTGTATATGGTGGAGCTTACCTGCAACCCAAATGGTTTTGCATCGACACTCAAACCGGTCTAACCAAATACATCGCCAAAGAATTGGGCGGAGGACCTGTAATTTATGCTGATGGATTGTTCTATTGTTATGCCGAAAAAGATGGAGAAATGGCATTAGCCAGCGGCAACTCAGAACAATTCAACATTATCACCAAGTTTAAAATTCCGCTTGGAACAGCCCAACATTGGGCACATCCGGTGATTGCCGACGGCAACCTTTACATCCGGCATAACGAAGCGTTGATGGTTTACGACATCAAAAACTGA
- a CDS encoding SPOR domain-containing protein, with product MKRIILVAFTLALLTSGCKVFKSSKKSQAPQTETSAETKVFSVPAPKSTVRENPVSDTMYETADKATTGTSTAKPVSMRSESFTMTSEDQATYGNKKYNVIVGSFSSNENAGKFKQELIQQGFKPYILHSETGYYRLCVDSFNDEAAARSRVQNIRTQYPKYADSWLLIKK from the coding sequence ATGAAAAGAATAATCTTAGTTGCATTTACCTTGGCCCTACTTACAAGCGGATGTAAAGTGTTCAAATCATCGAAAAAAAGTCAGGCTCCGCAAACAGAAACTTCAGCAGAAACCAAAGTGTTTTCAGTACCAGCACCTAAAAGCACGGTTCGTGAGAATCCAGTATCGGATACCATGTATGAAACTGCCGATAAAGCAACAACTGGAACATCAACCGCAAAACCAGTTTCAATGCGCAGCGAAAGTTTCACAATGACTTCAGAAGATCAGGCAACATATGGCAATAAAAAATATAATGTAATTGTCGGAAGCTTTAGTAGCAATGAGAATGCCGGAAAATTTAAACAGGAGCTGATACAACAAGGATTTAAACCGTATATCCTTCACAGCGAAACTGGCTACTACCGCCTATGCGTCGATTCGTTCAATGACGAAGCTGCTGCCAGAAGTCGTGTTCAGAATATCAGGACTCAATATCCAAAATATGCTGACAGTTGGTTGCTGATTAAGAAATAA
- a CDS encoding GIY-YIG nuclease family protein, producing MKYFSYVIYSQESGTFYHGYFEDLEKVLEMHNADEIAPTKGKGPWVLMFSESYDNRMRAIRQASFYRSVKGQRFLKKMLNF from the coding sequence ATGAAGTATTTCTCTTACGTCATATACTCACAAGAGTCCGGAACATTTTATCACGGCTATTTCGAAGATCTTGAAAAAGTTCTTGAAATGCACAATGCCGATGAGATCGCTCCGACAAAAGGGAAGGGTCCGTGGGTACTTATGTTTTCGGAGAGCTATGACAATCGGATGCGGGCGATCAGGCAAGCCAGTTTTTACCGATCGGTTAAAGGGCAACGATTCCTAAAGAAGATGCTAAATTTTTAA
- a CDS encoding acyl-CoA dehydrogenase family protein codes for MNHQILTVEAPTLAQNNKNIPFESFLNNLKAKMKLVFHVRADVDQMAVKRGMPPFVMREIMSLNPLSVGIPSEFGGRGCHMEENIALLAAASYESLALSLTFGINSALFLQPVGKYAQQEAKAPIFERFLKQQNMGGLMITEPDFGSDALSMQTSFTEKDGKYHIQGKKHWAGLTGWAEYWLLTARERSQSGDLKRDIDFFICDVNSPEQQIVVEEFYENLGLYQIPYGRNRIDVEIPKLQKLVPETTGVKMMLDLLHRSRMQFPGMAMGFIQRLLDESIAHINQRQIGGKTLFTYDQVQQRLSKLQASYTICSAMCANSSEKAGVENDLSPHGFEANSVKSVVTDLMQEAAQSATQLVGAQAYKLNHIAGRGITDSRPFQIFEGSNDILYAQITESLVKMMKKTKESNLFQFLKSFNLTSKSALFLKDMLDFELDTNLPQRKMVELGQVLGRIVSFEMVINLGEKGFRSELIENGLAMLNQEIISLMSSFKHQNQTKLIEDYQDNSSWLNFVHV; via the coding sequence ATGAATCATCAAATTTTAACTGTTGAAGCGCCAACACTCGCACAAAACAACAAGAACATCCCATTCGAGTCATTCCTGAATAATCTGAAAGCCAAAATGAAACTTGTATTTCATGTTCGTGCAGATGTTGATCAGATGGCTGTTAAGCGCGGAATGCCACCATTCGTGATGCGCGAGATTATGAGTTTAAATCCCCTTTCGGTTGGTATTCCTTCCGAATTTGGTGGTCGTGGATGCCACATGGAAGAAAACATTGCTTTGTTGGCTGCAGCTTCCTACGAATCGTTGGCTCTTTCACTAACATTTGGTATAAATTCAGCTCTTTTCCTTCAACCAGTAGGAAAATACGCGCAACAAGAGGCAAAAGCTCCGATTTTTGAACGTTTCCTAAAACAACAAAATATGGGGGGGTTAATGATTACCGAACCTGATTTTGGAAGCGACGCCCTAAGTATGCAAACGTCGTTTACCGAAAAGGATGGGAAATACCATATCCAAGGGAAAAAGCATTGGGCAGGATTAACCGGTTGGGCCGAATATTGGCTGCTGACAGCCCGCGAACGTAGTCAATCGGGTGATTTGAAACGTGATATCGATTTCTTTATTTGCGACGTAAACAGCCCCGAACAACAGATTGTAGTTGAGGAGTTTTATGAAAACTTAGGGTTGTACCAGATACCTTACGGACGAAACCGGATTGATGTTGAGATTCCGAAACTTCAGAAACTAGTACCCGAAACTACTGGTGTGAAAATGATGCTTGACCTGTTACACCGAAGCCGCATGCAATTCCCGGGAATGGCCATGGGTTTTATCCAACGGTTACTCGACGAATCAATCGCGCATATTAATCAAAGGCAAATCGGAGGCAAAACGCTTTTTACCTATGATCAGGTTCAGCAGCGTTTGTCCAAACTACAGGCCTCATACACCATTTGTTCGGCAATGTGTGCCAACAGCAGTGAAAAAGCAGGAGTCGAAAATGATCTTTCTCCGCATGGTTTTGAAGCAAATTCAGTAAAAAGTGTAGTTACTGACCTGATGCAGGAGGCTGCCCAATCGGCCACTCAGCTGGTTGGAGCGCAGGCATACAAACTAAACCATATCGCCGGAAGAGGAATCACCGATAGTCGGCCATTCCAAATTTTTGAAGGTTCGAATGACATTTTGTATGCCCAGATTACGGAAAGTCTGGTGAAAATGATGAAAAAGACCAAGGAAAGCAATCTGTTTCAGTTTCTGAAAAGCTTTAACTTAACCTCGAAATCGGCATTATTCCTCAAAGATATGCTTGATTTTGAGTTGGACACCAATCTTCCACAACGAAAAATGGTTGAATTGGGTCAGGTGCTGGGTCGGATCGTTTCGTTCGAAATGGTCATCAATCTGGGTGAAAAAGGATTCCGTAGTGAGTTGATTGAAAACGGATTAGCCATGCTTAATCAGGAAATTATTTCGTTGATGAGCAGCTTTAAGCATCAGAACCAGACCAAACTTATTGAAGATTACCAGGACAATAGTTCATGGTTGAATTTCGTTCATGTATAA
- a CDS encoding efflux RND transporter periplasmic adaptor subunit: protein MKKKSKKFLPYSIALVVILVIVLVVGKKAGWFGKDFQISVSTKTVESKTITELITANGKVQPETEVKISPDVSGEIIEMNIQEGNEVKKGQLLMVIKPDMYIQAYNRAQASLSSSQARLAQADARQIESDMAFKRASSLFKQDAIPVSDFETAQASFKVAQSEVKAAQFAVRSAEASVAEAQEQLVKTKIYAPMDGTVARLNVEKGERVVGTNMYAGTETMVIANLHLMEVKVDVNENDIVRVNLNDTALVEVDAYLGRKFKGLVTEIANSANTTGGSTDQVTNFSVKILLLEESYKDLVDSVGGKIYPFRPGMSATVDIQTETRKNVISVPIQAVTTRSLKNNTKPEDKKDNVEKPETENEAVTTQEKKAPEDEKVEVVFIYKDGKVKKQAVKTGIQDSENIEILEGLKAGDEIVVAPFNAINKLLNDSAEVKKVDEKELFKAKK, encoded by the coding sequence ATGAAGAAGAAATCGAAGAAATTTTTACCATACAGCATTGCATTGGTAGTAATTCTAGTTATTGTGTTGGTTGTTGGGAAAAAAGCTGGTTGGTTTGGAAAAGACTTTCAGATCAGCGTTTCCACGAAAACCGTTGAAAGCAAAACCATTACCGAATTAATTACTGCAAATGGAAAGGTTCAGCCTGAAACCGAGGTGAAGATTAGTCCCGATGTTTCCGGAGAAATTATAGAGATGAATATTCAGGAGGGAAATGAAGTAAAGAAGGGTCAGTTATTAATGGTTATTAAACCCGATATGTACATTCAGGCCTACAACAGGGCACAAGCCAGTTTGAGTTCGTCTCAGGCACGTCTGGCGCAGGCCGATGCACGTCAAATTGAAAGCGACATGGCCTTTAAACGTGCCAGCTCACTTTTTAAACAAGATGCCATTCCGGTATCTGATTTTGAGACCGCTCAAGCTTCGTTTAAAGTTGCCCAATCTGAAGTCAAAGCTGCCCAGTTTGCTGTGAGATCGGCCGAAGCTTCGGTTGCTGAAGCACAGGAACAATTGGTGAAGACCAAAATTTATGCACCTATGGATGGCACAGTAGCACGTCTGAATGTTGAAAAGGGCGAACGTGTAGTAGGAACCAATATGTATGCCGGCACCGAAACCATGGTTATTGCCAACCTGCACCTGATGGAAGTAAAAGTTGATGTGAATGAAAATGATATTGTCAGGGTTAACTTAAACGACACAGCATTGGTTGAAGTTGACGCCTATCTGGGGCGTAAGTTCAAAGGGTTGGTTACTGAAATTGCCAATTCAGCAAACACTACTGGTGGGTCAACCGATCAGGTTACCAATTTCAGTGTAAAAATACTTCTGCTCGAAGAATCGTATAAAGATTTGGTCGATTCTGTTGGAGGTAAAATATATCCTTTCCGCCCGGGAATGTCGGCCACTGTTGACATTCAAACCGAGACAAGAAAAAATGTAATTTCTGTTCCAATTCAGGCTGTAACTACCCGTTCGTTAAAGAACAATACCAAACCTGAGGATAAAAAGGATAATGTAGAGAAACCTGAGACTGAAAATGAAGCTGTTACAACTCAGGAGAAAAAAGCCCCGGAAGACGAAAAGGTTGAGGTTGTTTTTATTTACAAAGATGGGAAAGTAAAGAAACAAGCTGTGAAAACCGGGATTCAGGATAGTGAAAACATCGAAATTCTGGAAGGCCTGAAAGCTGGCGATGAAATTGTTGTCGCTCCGTTTAATGCAATTAACAAATTGCTTAACGATAGCGCTGAAGTAAAGAAAGTAGACGAAAAAGAGTTGTTTAAAGCGAAAAAATAA
- a CDS encoding outer membrane beta-barrel protein translates to MMTNANSKQGLGIMHYFNNQFLKKYVWGVLFFVGFQSNLVAQDTKFTRSAWWFGAATGANYNLYHGSSIQNLNSTLIAPSAFIDGNGLGIYAAPLIEYHPSDSKVGFMLQAGYDSKKGSFNQVISTGIFTEDLSTHLTYFTIEPSIRLNLFRSNFYLFSGPRLSININNNFQYDLRISPDHPEQGSSSYSAGQFSDINKTVISMQIGGGYDLFLTAKNKRSQVILSPFFALQPYFGQKILSSESWNISTLRAGIALKFGHGIKTALPEKIFLPVVISTEPKASYLITEPKEDAAGKNVSELLSERNNVYFNLRSSEIKDPFSTSGKNQLKNFKNNLNEIRIPENLENPSFRKAIQEDNFLSILGDNMTKDLSTQITLVGSSKDVLAGIQMAKSVKMFLVRVYGISASKIAIKSQKKLKIHKTQSANKFELAVIRQVDRQVLVQTTSKALALKFQVGQNNTRLSPLKIYDVPEINKEGVVSFTTKGSDQLFSSWSLKIAEDKTKVRSFGPFTNDSVSIPKNYLLGGKPAGKFDISMIGQLKSGQIMRKDTTAYLTAWPVFITDKIKRFSVLYELNNSESVKTLSQYLRTVVTPEIPSGAMVVIHGHSESANLGNNQLKSFLARENNIQGLIEHELLLANRRDVEFQVFDFGLDQTIAPFEKKTQKIDFLNRTIIIDILKP, encoded by the coding sequence ATGATGACTAATGCAAATTCGAAACAAGGATTAGGAATAATGCATTATTTTAACAATCAGTTCCTAAAAAAATACGTTTGGGGTGTTCTATTTTTTGTTGGTTTTCAATCAAATCTGGTTGCACAAGATACAAAGTTTACCAGATCAGCCTGGTGGTTTGGAGCAGCAACTGGAGCCAATTATAATTTATACCACGGATCATCAATTCAGAATTTAAATTCAACCTTAATTGCTCCGTCAGCCTTTATTGATGGAAATGGTCTTGGTATTTATGCAGCACCACTCATTGAATATCATCCGTCAGATTCGAAAGTTGGATTCATGCTTCAGGCGGGTTATGACAGTAAAAAAGGTTCATTCAATCAGGTAATATCTACCGGCATTTTCACTGAAGACTTATCAACTCATCTTACATATTTTACGATTGAACCAAGCATTCGACTAAATCTCTTTAGGTCAAATTTTTATTTATTTTCCGGACCGCGATTGTCTATTAATATTAATAACAATTTCCAATACGATCTGAGAATTAGTCCGGATCATCCAGAACAAGGTTCCTCATCTTATTCAGCCGGACAATTCAGTGACATAAACAAGACAGTTATATCCATGCAAATAGGTGGCGGATATGATCTATTCCTTACCGCTAAAAACAAAAGATCTCAAGTCATCCTTTCTCCTTTTTTTGCTTTACAGCCATATTTTGGGCAGAAAATCCTTTCATCAGAATCATGGAATATTTCCACTCTCCGGGCAGGTATTGCACTTAAGTTTGGACACGGAATAAAAACTGCATTGCCTGAGAAGATTTTTTTACCTGTTGTTATTTCAACTGAACCGAAAGCATCATATTTAATTACCGAACCGAAAGAAGATGCAGCAGGAAAAAATGTTTCCGAACTACTTTCAGAAAGGAATAATGTGTATTTCAATTTAAGATCTTCTGAGATAAAAGATCCCTTTAGTACATCAGGAAAAAATCAGCTCAAGAATTTCAAAAACAACCTGAACGAAATAAGAATACCCGAAAATCTTGAGAATCCTTCATTTCGAAAAGCGATTCAGGAAGACAATTTTTTAAGCATTTTGGGTGACAACATGACAAAAGATTTGTCCACTCAAATTACACTGGTTGGTTCATCAAAAGATGTTTTAGCTGGCATACAAATGGCTAAATCTGTAAAAATGTTTTTGGTTCGGGTTTATGGGATAAGCGCTTCGAAAATTGCAATTAAAAGTCAGAAAAAATTAAAAATACATAAAACACAATCAGCTAATAAGTTTGAACTTGCTGTCATCCGGCAAGTCGATCGACAGGTTTTAGTTCAAACCACATCAAAAGCATTGGCCTTAAAATTCCAGGTTGGCCAGAATAATACTAGGTTGTCGCCCTTAAAAATATATGATGTACCTGAAATTAACAAAGAGGGAGTAGTTAGTTTTACAACAAAAGGATCCGATCAGTTATTCTCTTCGTGGTCTTTGAAAATTGCAGAAGATAAAACTAAAGTGCGAAGTTTTGGACCGTTCACAAATGACTCGGTAAGTATTCCAAAGAACTATTTATTGGGAGGTAAACCTGCCGGCAAATTCGATATTTCCATGATTGGCCAATTAAAAAGTGGTCAGATTATGAGGAAAGATACAACAGCTTATCTTACTGCATGGCCGGTGTTCATAACCGATAAAATAAAGCGATTCAGCGTTTTGTATGAATTAAACAACTCGGAATCGGTCAAAACATTAAGCCAGTATTTAAGAACTGTTGTTACGCCGGAAATTCCTTCAGGAGCAATGGTAGTGATACATGGCCATTCTGAAAGTGCCAATTTGGGGAATAATCAACTCAAATCATTTTTAGCCCGTGAAAACAACATACAGGGACTCATAGAACATGAGTTATTACTAGCCAATAGAAGAGATGTTGAATTTCAGGTTTTTGACTTTGGTCTGGATCAAACGATAGCCCCTTTTGAAAAAAAGACTCAGAAAATTGACTTTTTAAACCGAACAATCATAATTGATATCCTAAAGCCTTAG
- a CDS encoding TetR/AcrR family transcriptional regulator: protein MESNSQNSGRDEVREQLVQAARQVFVRFGYKKTALDDIAREARKGKSTIYYYFKSKDDIFKAVIDAEAEIRAKTIDDQISTIDDPQQKLKTYIYVRMLTLQKVGNYYEAIKNDLLDNLYFVNSLRTNHFDAEINLVKELLLEGIEKEVYTIQNPELTAKTIVTLLQGFEVPLILKNLSDEELQKSVDEMLNILFFGIVAKK from the coding sequence ATGGAAAGTAATTCACAAAATTCAGGAAGAGACGAAGTTCGCGAACAGCTGGTTCAGGCTGCGCGACAGGTTTTTGTGCGTTTTGGCTATAAAAAAACGGCTTTGGACGACATTGCAAGGGAAGCACGGAAAGGGAAAAGCACGATATATTACTATTTTAAAAGTAAGGACGATATTTTTAAGGCAGTAATTGATGCCGAAGCTGAAATAAGGGCAAAAACAATTGATGATCAGATCTCAACGATTGACGATCCGCAGCAAAAGTTAAAAACTTACATTTATGTACGGATGCTTACACTGCAAAAGGTAGGGAATTATTACGAAGCGATTAAGAACGATTTACTTGACAACCTTTATTTTGTAAACAGTTTGCGTACAAACCACTTTGATGCTGAAATTAATTTGGTCAAAGAGTTATTGCTTGAAGGTATTGAAAAGGAAGTTTATACCATACAAAACCCGGAACTTACAGCGAAAACCATTGTAACCTTGCTTCAAGGTTTTGAAGTTCCATTAATCCTGAAAAATTTGTCGGATGAGGAGTTGCAGAAATCGGTTGATGAAATGTTGAATATCTTATTCTTCGGAATAGTCGCAAAAAAATAA